The following is a genomic window from Taeniopygia guttata chromosome 11, bTaeGut7.mat, whole genome shotgun sequence.
AAATGTTCCTCCTAACatgtttttccctcccctgtAGCACGATGAATCACGCAGGACTTCTTTTCTGTGTGAGCTGGTGCAGCCCAGACCCAGCTAGGAGAGGAGATTTAAGTGGAAATCAGAAATAGGAGTGATGGTCCAAATTCAGCTGGACATGTAAACACTTGCTTCCCTGTCAGGCACTGGtgggtgttttgtttgtttgttggttggtttgttttaacCCTGTGATTCAGCACATTCCTGGGTTGTGTTTTGGAATTTACACAGGGTTAAACACTAGGCTGAGTcaggatttctgtcactgtgcACAGTCCCAGCTACATCACAGAACCTGTTGGACATGGAGCTGTTACAAGCACTTGAGCAGTAAAATCCCCAATATTTCACCAGATATCTACATTTTTAGAGCCATGTGCTTGCTAATTTTATGTGCCACTATGCTGAACTAACTCCTGATCTAACAGGGACACTGTGACTTGAAAAAGGGAAATCAGCTGCCCTACCTGATTGTTGGTATGTCCAAAGTGTGTGTCAGTGGGAGAAGTggttttttaaaagctgcagcAGTTCGGTGTCAGGATTTGTGTCCCAGCAGCCACCAGTGATCAGAAGCAAGCACTGAAttcagcactgccaggccagAGGGCAGAATCTCCAGAGAAACGCAGGTGGCATCACCCTGCACAGGACTCTGGAGAGGTTTGCCTTGTAGTCCAGACCAGGATTTTGTCTGATTTATCATCTCACTGGGCCTACTGTAGAGaattaccagaaaaaaaaccaaaagaaagtgaaaaataaaaaatcagatgAGCCTGTGTATAAACCAGCAGAAATTGCACTTTTAATGGGGCAAATGTAAATGCCTGTCATCTAAAGTCAACTTGTTCCTCTCATTGGAATATTCCCATGAATAATCCACTGCAGATTCTCTGATTTGAATCATAAGGTCAATAGCAAGATAAACCCAAGAGATTAATTCCAGTCACGCCATCCCAGTggtgccagcagctgtgctTTTCTCCACTTCAGCTGCgcaggagggaggggagcagctcagcccccaAATGGATGCAGGAAGCTGCAGAACTCTGCAGGTGGCTGGTCTGGATGTGCAGTGGGAGATGGGGCAGTGCCCACACGTGTCCCCAGGCTCCCCATggcaccaggctgggcaggaggggtGCCTGCCAAAATCTGGTGAATGCTCATTCACTGAGCTTTGCCCCACCACAAGGACATGGGGACCTTGGCAAGATTTAAGAAGTGGAGTAATGAAAGCTGGAAATCTGATTAAAAACTAATTTAGGCCTTGATTAATCTCAGTGCTTAAATAGATTCCCAAAATTCAGCGTGTCAGAGCCCTGTGGGGATGCAGAGGGCTCTCGCTGGGGCTGCCATGGGCCatgaacacacacacaggtgcCTGTGCACACCTGGCCTCTGTGACCTGCATGGAATTCACTGAGCACCTTCACACCATCCAAAGGGTCACGTTGTACAAAACCATCCAGTCTGTCCTTAAAGCAGATTGTGACCTCTGCAAAGCCCTGTTGATTCCTTCTGACTGTACATGGGTATCCCAAAAAGGGACATCTTCCATTTCCACCAGAAAATCACTCCCACTGCCTCTCTGGCAATCATTCCCCTCATTCTTCACTATTTATACCTTTGGATACTTCTGAGCTATTGTCACATTTTCAAGAActctattttttctctttcttccagaGAAACCATCACCATTCAAcacaaaatataacaaaatataACACCGAGGCTGTTTGATATGATCAGTAagcttgggcttttttttttttttttttttattcctcatttttattttaaataattatattaaaaagaagTTTGAAGACTTTTGCTGTCTAGTATGATATGTTTACAGTCTGCAGACCACAACTGCATTTCAAGCAAATGCTCTTGCAAACAGTATATGTTTTATACAAAGCAGTGCAATTTGTCAGGTACAGATTGATCATCTGGCTGCAGGCAAACTTTGAAAGCTGTCACATACAGCGGTTTTATTTTAAGCTTGTTACTGGCTTTAAATACAGAATTTGGATTTGTGTCTGCATGCCTGGTGGATGAGCTGTGGTGTGTACCACACCACACTGGTGTGTAGCCCTGAAAGAATGTGTCCTAACGCCTGGCTCAGGATATTCATTGCAAGAACACTGGAAACTCAAAGGCAAATAAAATACCAAGTGTGTTTGTGCCAACAGAAGCTGGTTTGTCTGTTACTCATTCAGTGTTAGGTATTCAGCAAAATGCATGAGTGGTAGAGACAAAGTTTATTCTTAGTAGTCATAGAGAAGAATGAGCATTTATCAGTGAATAAACTCTGACTTTTTTACATTCTCCTAACTTCCAGCTccatggggattttttggagcTGGCTCTGTTGTGTTGGCTGCTGCTTATACCTATGCCAGGAGGGAGGATAGCACTGGAACCTATGCTGTTGCTTTGCTTCCTGTATTTTGCTGATGCACACATGTCCACGTTTCTGTCAGTGGTTTTGGGAACGGCCCAGGCCAGGTCCACATCCCTGTGTAGATGTGTTTGATGGGGTCTCCAGGCTCTGTTCCCCATGTAGATGTGTTTGATGGGGGTTTTCAGGCTCTGTTCCCCATGTAGATGTATTTGATGGGGGTTTCCAGGTCCAGGTCCCTGTGTAGATGTGTTTGATGTTGTCTCCAGGCTCAGGTCCCTATTACGGTGTGTTTGATGGGAGATACGAAGCCCAGTTCCCTTTGTAGATGTATTTGATGTGgtttccaggcccaggtcccTGTGTAGATGTATTTGGTGAGGGTTTCCAGGCTCGGTTCCCCCTGTAGATATGTTTGATGGGGTCTCCAGGCTCACATCCCTGTGTAGCTGTGTTTGATGTGGTCTCCAGGCTCAGGTCCCTGTCTAGTTGTATTTGATGGGGGTTTCCAGGCTCGGTTCCCCCTGTAGATGTGTCTGATGTGGTCTCCAGGCTCAGTTCCCCCTGTAGATGTATTTGATATGGTCTCCAGGCCCAGGTCTCTTTGTAGATGTATTTGGTGGGGGTCTCCAGGCTCAGTTCCCCCTGTAGATGTATTTGATGGGGTCTCCAGGTTCAGTTCCCTGTGTAGATCTCTTTGATGTGGTCTCCAGGCTCAGTTCCCTGTGTAGATGTGTTTGATGGGGTCTCCAGGTTCAGTTCCCTGTGTAGATCTCTTTGATGGGGTCTCCAGGCTCTGTTCCCCCTGTAGATGTATTTGATGGAGTCTCCAGGCTCAGGTCCCTGTGTAGATGTGTTTGATGGGGTCTCCAGGCTCAGTTCCCCCTGCAGCTGTGTTTGATGGCGTTTCCAGGCTCTCAGTTCCCTGTGTAGATGTATTTGATGGGGGAGGCCTGTCCCTCCAGGGTCAGGCTGTCCGTCTCGTTGAAGGTGTCGCTCTCCCCGGTGCGATTGGCACTCTTCGCCCGGCTCACCCGCGACTGCAGCCGCTCGTGCTCCTTGCGCAGCTCGGAGTAGGAGTGGGAGAAGGTGTGGAATATCGAGGTTGCGGGGAAGGACATGATGAGGATCCCGCTGAGGATGCTGCTGAGAGCCACCATCTGTCCCGGCACGCTCCGCGGCACCATGTCCCCGTAACCCACGGTGGTCATGGAGATGATGGCCCACCAGTACGAGGCGGGGATGCTGGTGAATTCCAGCACCCTGCCCGACTCGTTCTCGGCCAGGTACACCAGGGGGGAGAAGAGGGTGACGGCCACgcagaggaagagcagcagcagcccgaATTCCCGCGTGCACTTGCGCACGGTGAGGCCCAGGGTCTGCAGGCCCAGGGAGTGCCGGGCAAGGCGCATGACGTAGAGGATCCTCAAGGCACGTAAAACCCGTAGCACCAAGCCCACCTTCTCCAGGTACGTGTTGCTGCTCGGCCTGTCCTCCTCCTCGCTGGAGTCGTCCTCGGAGAAGATGAGGGAGGCGTAGTAAGGGGAAATGGCCAAGAAGTCAATGATGTTCAGGGGTCCTTTGAAGAACTGACACTTGCTCCTGGCCTGGATGAAGCGGAGGCAGAACTCCAGGGAGAACCAAGCCACGCAGATGGTTTCGATGACAAAGATGTAATAGCACTTCTGGGAACACTCGCCctgccacaaaacagagagggAAACAAAGGAACAGCCTGTGAACCAGCATCCAAAAACACTGAGGGAGAAGCAATATGGATCTGCCTGAGTCACTGgtagcaaaaataaacaaaccccaGCTCACAGGTAGTGTGGCAGCTGTCCTTCATTTCCACAGAGAAAATTGAGCGCACAAAATAGCTGAACAAACAGATCTAACTTCCTCCCTCATTTCACTGTGTTGCTTCTTCCAACCTACTGGAATGAAACTCATCTATGTATAAAGTCCTAGCATGCAGGCTGTAAGCCCTGAATGCTGCAGACAggtagaaaaattataaatgaaAGGCCTCATGAAATCAGGCCTGCCTTATTAAATTAATCGCTGGCCTGTTTCTTCTAAATGCAGCTAAGTACTTTGCAAGTTCTCATGTGAAAACATCTTGAAAATGAGAATTCATTAACACAGAAATCTATTTCTAGGGTGAAAAACAAGTGCACCTGTATAAACAAGAAGATCTGTCCCATGAGAATCATTGAAGAAAATACGTAAACAATTCAAGAATAGAGAGATTTGATGGACAAGTAAAACACCTTTTACTAACCAATACAGTAATTGACAAGAAAGTTGTCAACAAATTAAAGTTGCCCACGAGGCCTGTAAAAACTGTATTAAATGAGTTGTGTgaataaaaattgaattttcccACGTGAAGGAAATGGAGTCACGGCAGACTTTTTACAACACTGAATAACTCACAGTTTCTGCTTGGGAGTAACAAGTCTTTTTGTGTTATAGAATTGGCCAGTAGAGGTTCCCCCTCAGGAGTGAGTTATACCCTGCCCAACCCTCAGAACAATTTAGCTCTGTAGCACCATAtggggatttttcctttctgcagagTAAGCTGTCAAGTCCATATTTTACCCCTAAAAAGAAACACCACAGAAGCTGCTGAAGGCCTGGCTCTGCATGCAGGGTCAGGCTGTGGCTCCATTTGcagtcagggctggagcacattgatgtttgcagagctgctgactGGGCTTGCTGAGATTGCCTGCAATCAGCagttgtgctgtgctgtgcagtgcTCACTCCTTCTGAGCCCTGAATTATTTGTACAGGGCAGCCTAGACTCTGCACAAACCTGCCTCTGGTCACTCCAGTGATGGGGCCTCTGAATTATTCATTGCTCCCATCaagatttatttcattttttgttaGCTGGGCTGAATTTCCAGTACATCTGTTATTTATTTGCCTTTAGACATTTGCAGGTGGCATTTCTTTCAGATCATCATGGGGTTTTCCCTGTTCCTTCCttagaaaatagaagaaaagagattttgtttGCTGGAAGGTTTAACCATGAAGATCTAGGCTGTCTTTTGAACTGAGCCTGAAATTTCAAGGTGTAGCAATGTACAGACTGTTTGGGAGATTTTTAATTCTTGCCACCCTCAGTGACCTCAGTATTCCCTATGGAAATTTATATTTACTCAGTGAAGGCAATTTATGCTGTCAGCATAATGAGAACATGCTCATTGCCTTCACATTGGGATATGGATTTCATCCCAAGAGTTTGCATGTGAATGTTTTATATATTAAGAACATTTGTATATATTACAGAATGCACCTGACTTGATTTATATAGAATATCCCTATCTAATGTCAGTCTCTTCAAACATTCTTCATCCTTTTGAATACCTTGTTCAAAAGCAACAAATATTGAAATAAGAGAGGGTAGGGAAGGAAATATCAAGAATATCAAGGACCAAATCCAATTTCTGTTTCTCCCAGTAATTCTGAGCATTTTTAATCTCTGTGTTTTATGTTGCTCTCAGAACTGTTGTCCAAAGAACAGGCAGAGCACACTGACTTCAAAACTCTGCTCTCACCAAAACACTGAAGCTCCTGTGTCAGTGGGagatttcaattttttttttttttgccaccaCATTCCTATTAATTACTTTCAGTACTGCCCAAATACCCTGATCCATGCAAGCCTTTTTTTGCCTAAATGTCAGATAAAGAAATCTCTGTGCCACAACAACTTCTGTACAATTCCTCTTTCTGAGCAAACCAGGCACATTTGGAAATCCTAGTGTTCAGCACCTGCCAACACAAACCACAACAAACTCCCTCCCCTGGCCTCACCATTAACTAGAGCAGAATTCTGGGGTTTTATTTCCAGATCTTTGAGTCACATTTTCACTGagccccttctcctcctgctgcagttttGCTCACAGTGGAGTGGGAGCTCTAAAAGCTCCAAGCTGGGGTGGTGCTGACTGTGAGCAAGAGGGGAAGATGAGGTTTTATTTATAACTGACCACAGCATattttgggagggttttttccACCAAACCATCTGCCATCAATCTCTACTCAACCTCTCACTGACTTTGATGGGAGAACAGTTATGACAGGGCCCAGCAGTGAGTATGTAACTCTTTACACTTTATTCATCCTGCAGATTTACTTTTCAACAATGCAAGAATTTGTCAGGATTTATGGAACTTGCCTCCAGCAGAAATTCTACACCCTATGatataaatgtaataaaacGAGTGCCTGGTATTGATCTTCTGTATGAAATGAGCATTTGGCTCAGCAATGAATGAAACAATAATTTGtgtgtaaaaaaatatatactgaGCCTGGTATCTGAAATATTGAGTGGTTTCTTAGATTTATAAACTACCTCAAAGAAGCAAAGGATATTTTTCTAACTCCTCTACCACCAGAGATAGTCAAAAATTCAAGCTTCCTTTTGATTATCCCCCTCTGATGTGTAAGAGAGTCGTTTATTTTCCATGTTCTCTTATGTGCTGGACTTAAAGGTGTTACAGTGAGATTGCTCATTTTAGGATATTTCTGTTAAATTCTCTTTAAATAGGGAAAACCTTGCAGGTTCATAATAAActagaagaagagaagaagagcaGTACTGAGCCCAGGTAACCCAGTTCCCTCAACAGCCAGAGGAAACAGGTGCCCAAGGCAACTCTCCTGGCTCCTGTTTCCCactcacagaatcccagaatggtttggatagaagggaccttaaacccATCTTAAACCCTTAAACCAGCTTGCTCCatgccctgtccaacctggccttggatactttcagggatggagcagcaaaaaagcaatttattcaCTAATTGTGAATTCCAGATAAATGTACTTGAGATATGCGCCACTCACAAGATAAAAAGAGATAAATTTTCCAGCCTCTTAGTTTGCCAGGAAACATTAATTAAAGTGTAATGACATCTAGGATAACAAAAATAATCAGATTCCAGGGTTATGCAGCACTAGCCTAACTTACAACAGGTATAAATCTCATCTAGGGAAAATAATATCTTTACATGCATCAATAATTTTAGTTATGGCCAGGAACACTGAATATGAATTTCCCCTGCAGACTGTATCTCTCATCTATCCATGCTTGTTTCCAGATGCTGCTCCCTTTTTTTTGTAGACAAGGAAAATCTTTATTATTATTGAATAACTGTATGACACCACCAAGGAACTCCTCTTGCTccttcagggtctgctctgtGCTGATCCTTTGTGTCCCACCTGTCTGCCCTCCAAGACAATTGACAATTAAAATATGCTGTGGAAAACTTGTTCTGAATCATTGCCTGATCCACCAATGAGTTTCCTACTGCCAGAGATTTACCCCAATACCTTTTGCAGTGGGTATTTACCCTTTATTCCCTCTTAATCTGAAGTAGAATGGGGGAAGAAATCCTGTTATTTCCCTCATGTTGggagggcagtgctgcagctgtgtgAGGATAAAATTGGATAGGTACCAACCTTCTGCCCTGGGTGTGATTGACTCTAAGTGGAAGTTTATTGGCAGCAATCTGAGCCTGTTTTCTGTGGTGTGTAATTTGGGGTTCCCCACAATCTATGAAAAGGAGTCTAGGAGGTAAAACAAGCAAAACTACAGCATTTCCTGTGATCTCCTTCATGTGCTTGCTAGGGAGCTCTGCTCAGGATGGTGTCAGTGATTCCAAGTGTTTC
Proteins encoded in this region:
- the KCNG4 gene encoding voltage-gated potassium channel regulatory subunit KCNG4, giving the protein MPILSRGSDQDYSNISYNSCCSLSHFLPICVETPSVKGVHYQRARRIYRPDQVSAADLKTEIMINVGGIKYLLPWSTLDEFPLTRLSKLKLCSSYEEIIQLCDDYDEDTHEFFFDRNPNAFGMIVSFLAAGKLMLLRDMCALSFQEELRYWGIEESNLENCCFRKLFQKLQELAEIRKEEELRRSKEASCVLDEKTRFGQFMNRLRDMVENPQSGLPGKVFACLSILFVATTAVSLCVSTMPDLRAEEDRGECSQKCYYIFVIETICVAWFSLEFCLRFIQARSKCQFFKGPLNIIDFLAISPYYASLIFSEDDSSEEEDRPSSNTYLEKVGLVLRVLRALRILYVMRLARHSLGLQTLGLTVRKCTREFGLLLLFLCVAVTLFSPLVYLAENESGRVLEFTSIPASYWWAIISMTTVGYGDMVPRSVPGQMVALSSILSGILIMSFPATSIFHTFSHSYSELRKEHERLQSRVSRAKSANRTGESDTFNETDSLTLEGQASPIKYIYTGN